The Helianthus annuus cultivar XRQ/B chromosome 15, HanXRQr2.0-SUNRISE, whole genome shotgun sequence genomic sequence CATacttttataaaaagaaaaataaatgaTGTCCATAGACTGTTGTGATCCATGATATGATCAAAAGTAAAAGGGAATATTATTGTTTAGATGCTTTTCTATTTTGCATCCATTAtcagttttgttgatttttcattATCCTCCTCCACCCATAGAAACACAAGTAATGTTACAAATTTCTTTGTCATCTTTCTTTTCATCAATGTATTGTCATCTTCCCATTATGTCTTTAGCATCTATATATCTTGATGACACTTTATCATCAGTTTGAGATTTTTTAGTTTCTTCAAACCTTGACTTCTTCATGACTGTCCACCATAGTGACATCTTCCATCACCTCCAATGTTATGGCTTCAACATCTATACCATTATATGTCATATCATCGTTGCGACCTCCAACGATATGGCTTCAACATTTATATCATTATATgtcacatcatcatcatcgttcTGAGATTCATCGGTTCATCATTCAAACTTTCATTAAAATGAATATATCTCTTGTCGATCATGTAAGAAGGCGGAGTAAGGGATGAACTTTTTCATGTTGAAAAGATGTCAATAGATTATGTCGAGTTTGCGGCCTAAGAACGGGAGGTTGATTTACTCCAACATAGCGTGCCATTAGGATAATAACAAGATCTGATACCATGTAAGGTGGGACATAACTTCAATCCGTCGCGTATCATGTGAGGCGGAAGCAAACATGGAAAACAAGAAAGAAATGCTATTCATATTCAAGAGAAAATTGATAATATTGTTTAATGTCTAAACCATTATATAAAGCTCTTTTTTTATAGAAAAACTCAAGTGTTTATTATTAtatgagtgaatttcaaggattgtcctttatttTTGTACCTATTTTCAGACGTTATCCtctatgttcaaaattgacgagttttgtattttatgttttcaaatcatacacgttttgtcctttaactCTAAAAATtaagattagagtaaactgctattttggtccctgtggtttggcaaGTTTTGCCacttagtccaaatctcaaagtTTTTGtatttgggtccctgtggtttcatttttgttgccattttggtccaaaagtgaaatcatgCCAGATTCTCCTAATTAAACCCTCAACTTTTGTCCTTTTCCACAGGGGTAATTTCGACATTTTCATTTTATTATAACtgattattaattaaaaataataaaactaaataaaaaagtttGACCTCATAAAAGCTCAGATCCTCATCTTTCCCAAATGAGTCACAAGCAAACCCTAATCCAAACCCCATTCTCTGCAACCATCATCTAAACACCCctttgtctctctctctctcttctctttctctaacaccaccgccaccatgaactccaccaccaccaccgccaccgccacctccTCTCCCTTCtcatcaccgccaccaccacctccttctCACCACTGCAATTATCCATTACCCTCTTTCTCTAAACACCCCTCTGTCTTTCTCTTCCCCCTCTCTAACACTGTAATTGATCTTGGGTTTGCTCAAAATTAACCGCCACTGAAGTCGAATTAGGGTTTGTTGCTGTGGGTTTCCACACCGGTAGCTCAGCAAGCTCCGACGACATCCACTTAGGGCACCGATACTCACCTTTATAGCTCTTCTTATACATCATCATGAGATTCGAATCGTTAAACGCTAGAAAACCTGCATTCATCACGAACAATCCATCAACTCGGATCTGATCCGTCAACGCACTTAATCCGAAAGCGGAAACTTTCAGATCTCCGTTCTCGTCGATTAACAGATCATCCGGTTTCAGATCTCGATGAAACACACCTTTCGGATGACAATATCTGACTATTTGATTCCGATTAACAGATTCTCCGGTTTCAGATCTCACAATCGAAATCTTGTTTCCTATTTGACAAATTTAGAACCTGGACATCATAACGAGTTTTATGCATACATAATTTCTCACAAAATCATCGATTGTGGGTACAGGATTTTGGTGAATCAGGGGATCGATTATGCTGGTTTTGAAACAGCTTGGGGAAGATGATGTACTGGTTGATTTGTTAAGTTTTAGagagttttattatttttaattaataatcaGTTATAATAAaacgaaaatgacaaaattacccctGTGGAAAAGGACAAAAGTTGAGGGTTTAATTAGAGGAATCTGGcatgatttcacttttggaccaaaatgacaacaaaaatgaaaccacagggacccagatacaaaaactttgagatttaaaatggcaaaactgaccaaaccagAGGATCCAAAATGGCGGTTTACTCTTAAGATTATTTAAAACCTAAAAGATATATAAGTTGGGCCGGCTCAAAGGAAAGCTGCTTTGTGCTACTGAAGGAGGCTAATAACTTCGTTAAATCGCAACTGGTTTGTCTTCGTCGTCTTCTTCAAATCGCAGGTTTAAAATAACTATTTTGTTAACTTTATACACAAGTCACAAACGACAAACCCTTGATTGAACGTAGTTACTATCTGTTGTTAAAAATACGAACTTGAAACAGGGTGATCGAGCAATGGTGAAGGGAACAGTGACGTCTTTATCTTCAATTTTCGCACCGGATGACGCCCTAAAGGCCTCCGTACATGTTCAAGAAGTTATATCCCAACGTCAGAAAGAGGTTCAACAGTTGCAGGCCTTCCTTAATGATAACACCAGTCTTGTTAATCTTCTTAAGAAGCTTCCAGATCAACTCCACCACGATATAATGGCAAGAATCTGCTACTACTTTCACAATCGATTCATAATTATTGACGCCTTTTTTAGTGTATGATGGTGTTTTTTATAACAATAGTTGGTTTGTGGCATATCTTGCAGGTTCCTTTTGGGAAGGCGGCCTTCTTTCCTGGCAAATTGATACATACCAATGAATTCATGGTACGCGTGTCTGTCAGATGCGTTTAAGGCGGCTGTTGGGGTGTGGCATGAAATTAAACTGTTGTAACTAATATTTTAGACCTTATGAGTTGTATCCTATTTCATTGCAGGTTCTATTGGGAGAAGGTTACTACGCTGAAAGAACGTCCAAACAAACAGTTGAGATTCTGAAAAGAAGAGGAAAGGGTTTAGACTCACAGATTGAATCGCTTAATGCTGTAATAAAGGATCTCAAGTTTGAGACCTCCTTCTTTGATGAAACAGCTACTGAGGCTGCTGTAAGTTCTCATCTCTCTGCAGAAATGGCAACTTATGTAGAATATCATATATCTCTATATGAGTTATTGTATCTTCAAACGATGATTGAAACAGGAGGGTATTGTAGAAATCAGAGAAGACTATGTTGAGGAAGCTTTTGATGAAGATAAGGCCACAACATCAGGTTCATAAATCATATCTCGTATTATTTGATATCTTGGTTTGAAATAGATATATTGCTCATGGGTATATGTCAGTAAATTGTCATGTCTTTTTGCATTTTGAAATTTTATAATGAATTTCAGGCCAAGATGATTTTGCAAGTATTTTATCCCGGATTGACCAACTTGAAAAGGAAGAACTTGAATCTGAACTTGCTGAAGAAGGTGAAGAGAAAGACGAGGCTGATATTGAACCTGAGTTTAGAAATTTAGAGGTAAGGTTTCGACTTGTTAAATTTATACTATATCCGCTTACGTAATTGCTATTAAATTTCTTTATTATTGATGTTTTTAAGTGATTGAGAATAATTAACACTCATTAAATATGTCATTTTATTATTTCACAAATTATTAAAGTTATTAAATATCATGTTTACTTGAAACTTGCAGATCAAAGAGTCGCTAGATATTCCTGTATACAGAGGTTAGTCTGCTGTTAACATATCCTTTAATTACGATTCTATGCATTAGAGATAGTTTCAAATGTTCAGAAATCTAATTATACCAAGACTCGTTTTAAGCTTGTTATATGCACATGCATTCTCAAATATAAACCGCTAATAGTTATTTGTTGTTTATCATGGCCCAGATTCACATATTAAAGTCCCAACGCCCAGTGGATCAAACACTCCGATGAGGCCTGTAGACCATAACATATCGAAGGAGGGTTTGTCCCGCGCACCTATGTCAAGGGATGAAGTAGAGGTAAAAGTTTTGATCTGTTTATATCTACAACGGGTCGAACTGGTTGAAATTAGCCCGAAGTGCATTAAATTTTTTTGTACTAAATTTTTATAAGTGTTTTAGAAAAGTGGACAGAAGGATAGGCAGATTAATCTGATTTGACCCGCTATGATATGTGGAAATAATGAAATATAACCCATCTCATGGCTTTTTTTAAATATAGAGTAAGGTTCCCGTACAAATGGGTCTTAACGTAAGAAGTGAAGAGGGATTTTTCCATCTTTTCAAGCACGTATTTTAGTCCCAGAATCTAAAAGAGATCGTGTATTTACACTAGTAGAGTAGAGTATACATGATTACTCTATTAGAGTaaatacacaattttttttaaacattttgcaacgagtaaacttccgttttgctccctgtggtttggtcactttaacggttttgccccaaacctttaaaaatagccattttactccctgatgttttggttttgttgcaagTTTGCTCCCccgcggggagcaaaatggaaaaacaaacaatttggatggagttagaggcggggagcaaactggcaaaaaaaccgaaacatcagggagaaaaatggctatttttaaaggtttggagcaaaaccgttaaagtgaccaagccacagggagcaaaacggaagtttactcttttgCAACTAAACATCATGCCTAGGTATCCTTCACTTCTCATGTTAAGAcccatttgtatttgatctttacaCTTTAAATATATATGGCCCATTTAAGACCGAATCTGTTCTGACCCAACCTACCCATGTTGTCATAAATCGAATGAAAATGCTAATGGGTGTGGGCATTACATCTTTTGAAGGTTTCTACCTTAGCATCAACATCAAGCTCGAGCAATGTCAGTAGCAAAACAAGGGTTGCTGCATCAAGCTCGAGCAATGCCAGTAGCAAAACAAGTGTTGCTGCATCAGGCTCGAGCAATGCCAGTAGCAAAACAAGTGTCGCTGCATCGATGTCAAAGGAGGTAAAAGAAGTTGTATTGGCATGCACCTTCCTGTAACTTACAAGGGGTGTTTTGCTTGAGGGTTTGATAAGTATGTTTGGTTTAAGGAATAGGGTTGGTGCCTATAATGTGGGTATATTCCAAACCGCATAAACAGTTGGTTTTGAAATTCATACCCATTCCCATTCATCGTGCTATCAAACCCATACCAAACCCTACCTTTTGTTGTGTAATGGTAACGACAACTGTCATCAATTTTTTTGCAGGTATCCAATTTTGGTTCGCGCTCAAGCAATGATAAGGCAAGTTTTGTTACATTGCAAACATATTTACACTCAagaaatataataattaataccttagctatgatttttttttttcaggcGTTTACAGGTTCTATAGTGGAACGCACCCATAACATCGAGAACAGTCAAAAGGGTCAAACATCTGCACCTGCATCTAAACCCGTATCTAGATTCAAGCTGCAAAGAAAATAGCTATACAATGGTTTTACAGAACTAGATGCACTCACTTTTTGATAGCATTCGGCCCACTTGATCTATTAGACCTTTGTGGTTAAATATGTTTATCTTCGCTTGTTTCATCTGCTATAAAGTCAACtcaaattgacccatttgggtcaaAATGCCACCCAATTTAAGAAAAATCTATTTTTCACCTGTCTATTATATATGAAAAACCTAGGGACTATGCCACAtcttttaaggttttttttttcttttggaaCAGCAGGcaaatattatataaaaaattatctTATTGCCCTCTGAAaagtttattatttttaaaaatacctCACAAGTGTTTGTTTTGCTTCTTTATCGTTCCATACGTTATGCACTTACATCTGTAATGTTTTTTCCTTTGTTCACTCTTgagaataaaatataatatttgtaGTTGCCCAGTTTACTCAATCTAATTATCCTAATATGCCTTTATCTATTATTACAAATTATGAATTATCTCAATAGTAAGAAGATTTCTAACATTCAGTCCGTAATGCCTTAGCAAAAATATATGCACAAACACAAACTAACAGGAGCCACATTCAGGATCCAATTATGCCACATTTTAAtcaagaaaaatataaaaaacatagAATTGTCTTTTAGAAATACGCTAAAGTTTCAATATAACGATGGGCAAACGGGTGGGGTCCTTTCTAAAGGCGTAGTAGTCGATGACATCAGACATCTGCCTAAAACTCTTGTCATGAACATTATATCTTATCTCCAAAAAATTCTCAGTGAATGTATCTTCTTTTTCACCTTTTACCACATCAACAACATTAAAATTATAAGGCTTACGGGTCATCTCCGGGAAGGCACCCCAAAGTTCATGGAGTTGTAGTTGATCCTTGACAAACCACCCTGAATGATCGCCCAACATCTCATACACGTTCAGGTGTAAACCGGTTTCATTAGAATCAACAAGCACTGTTAAATGCAAATTACCTCTAGATTCCCCAAAGTACATTGTCAACGTTTGAAATATGGTTCTTAGAAAACAATAACATTTGGAATCTGGGTCTCTGTggtcagtggcggatccaggaataTTTTTCTCTGGGTTCACTTTTTTAGATACTCCAATTTCATGTGACTGAACATAAAGAATTTCGGGTCGGTTCGATAGTTCGGATCGGGTAAGGTTCACCACATAATAAAAGTAAGATACAATGATGAAAAGAAAATCGtcattagaaatttaaaaacacatAATATAAAATACGATAGTCTTtacaaataaaatacaaattcaaGTTTAAAACATACATCAAAACCTGTTTATTCTCAACTCAAAAACCCAATTTCAGCAGCAATATTAACTTAAATAAAACAAACAGATGTATAAGTGTATAACAAACTGACAAATTCAGGTTTAAAAACCCCAATTCAAGTTTAACTACCAAAATTAACTACCAAATTGACAAATTCAGATGTATAACAAACTGAAACTTTCAGCACCAATAttaacttaaaacaaacaaatgtATAAGTGTATAACAAACTGTAATCATAAATCACTGATGTAATCAAAATTCTAACCTTAATCGCCTGATTCGTATAAGAAAAACAAAGTGTCGGAAGCAATCGGCGGAGGCGGAGCAGCCGAGCAGCGGAGAGGATGGACGTCGCGGCGGCAGACGGCAGCAATCGGCGAGTCGGCGGAGAGGTGGAGCTGCTGATGTTGTCCGACTTGTTTCACTTTGTTCGACCGTTCGTTACTTGTTCTGTGGCTTGTGCGGCGTATGTTTTGTGATATAACCCTAAATGGgtcattaaagaaaaaaaaaagagaaataaaaaaaaacggaACAAAAACGAGTTGATACGAGATTCGAACTCGGGTGAGTTGGGAAGAAAAGCGCGGACATAACCAGTGGAACCAAGGCTTCTTTTGTTTATGAGTTCCCTTTATAAATTACTTATGGGTTCCTTTTCAGTTtcttatatatatttacactaaaaattaaaaaccgactgggttcccgggaacccgtACTTTCTACATAAGTCCGCCCCTgtctgtggtttcagttttattgcattttagtccaaaattaaAATCAGCTCAGATTTTGAAGTTGTATAGTTTTTTTTAGTCTTTTtactcccttttaatgaagggcaaaatgatattttaacgttttattataacaaattaaaaaaatctgaccattttgctCTTCATTAAAaaggaggaaaaagacaaaaactagatgttaactgaaaaatctgaccaaattttgcttttggatgaaaatgacaacaaaactgaaaccacgggacccagattcaaaatgtttgagttttggattaaagtggcaaaagtgaccaaatctCAGGGACCATTTTATCAGTTTACttctaaaaaagtaaaaaaaatcccTTTACATAAGAATCCCAAACACCCCTCAGGTTTGCCCATTTTTTATTTCAAACCCTTTGGGGATGATGCAGAACAAAGATCTTTATAATTCTCATCCATAATATACCATATGAGCTCACGGCATTAGAAATGAAAATGGATCACAACCATtgaatttcttttgttttttgtttccACCAAGCTCTAGAAATGACAACAAATTATGACCATTTGTCAAAATTAACCACCAACTTTCTCAATTCAATGTAAAATTGTGAACCCAAATTAAGTAACTCAAAACAAGTTATTTGAAAAACCAAAGAAACGTACGTTGCGCTTGTTCACTACCTTAATGTTTGGCATCTCTTGGAATGTCAAGATCCTTGATGAGATTCAAGAAACGTATGGGGCTATCGACTCCTACTCCCATTGCATTCAGCCTGTTATCTACATACAACACCGCCCCTGTAATGGCTGAAGCAGCAGCATTCCCACTTCCTCTGTTTCAATAAATTAATTTccatcattttaaaacaaaacaattGGATAAAGTGATCAGCTGACATTCATTATATTTGAGCTGCTTAATGAGATTCACACTGACCTGCTGATAATTCCTTTTGCAGTGGTGCATTCTCTAATGAATAATCAATAATCATATCAATAAAACCGAACGCCTTGGCAGCACGACTTCTTAGTGGTCCTGGCATATTTTTACTAAAAATTTAATACAACAATACCATATTTGTAACATTTAAGTTTTGTTattataaacacacacacacatatgatAATGATTCTAAAATAACATGTTACCATAAAGTTGCTAGCTAGATAAACTTCTAAGCACAGCAGCAAAGCTTCCTCATATGCTGATGAGACCCATCACAAGAAAGCATCGACAGTCTTCGCGTATATAAACATGCACCCGGATTCAAATTTCTAGGTGCATCCTCAGCCACCTCAGCTGGTTGGTCAGCACCAATGCTTGCAAGACATGATGGAATTCACTCAAATAAGAGTTTTCATGAACTACACTCTCGGAATTATGCCGGCATCTTCCCACATGAAATCCAATATTCATATGAATTGTAGCATTGTGAGACAAGATTGCAGCCTTTACAAACAGTTTTAAACAAATAATTTAAATTATCCATATAAAACTATCTATTTTACTTGTAAATAGTCAAGTAACACTGTAACAGTTTAgataaaaaaaaagtataaagAAAACTAGATAGTGCATATTGCTGTATAAAGATCAATAATCAGACAACCAGTTCTAATATTCAATCATATTTCTTTGCAAAACATACATGCACAACAGACAAACTAACCGGAGCTACATTCAGGATCCAATTCAGCCATACTTTAATGAAGAAAAATATACAGATATATAGAATAGTCTTCTAGAAAGAAGATAAAGATTCGGTATAACGATGGGCAATCGCGTACTTTCTAGAGGCTTGGTCCGTGAAATAACACATCTGCTTAAAACTCTTGCCATGAACATTATACCTTGTCAACTTCCCGTGAATTCTCAGCACGATGAATGTATCTTCTTCTTTTACACCTCTAACCACATCAACGACATCAAAATCATACGACGAATGAGTCATCTCCGGAAAAGCACCCCAAATTTCATGGAGCTGTAGTTGATACTTGACAAACCACCCTGAATGATCGCCCAACATCTCATACACGTTCAGGTGTAAACCGGTT encodes the following:
- the LOC110910743 gene encoding RNA polymerase II subunit 5-mediating protein homolog isoform X4, which produces MVKGTVTSLSSIFAPDDALKASVHVQEVISQRQKEVQQLQAFLNDNTSLVNLLKKLPDQLHHDIMVPFGKAAFFPGKLIHTNEFMVLLGEGYYAERTSKQTVEILKRRGKGLDSQIESLNAVIKDLKFETSFFDETATEAAEGIVEIREDYVEEAFDEDKATTSGQDDFASILSRIDQLEKEELESELAEEGEEKDEADIEPEFRNLEIKESLDIPVYRDSHIKVPTPSGSNTPMRPVDHNISKEGLSRAPMSRDEVESKVPVQMGLNVRSEEGFFHLFKHVF
- the LOC110910743 gene encoding RNA polymerase II subunit 5-mediating protein homolog isoform X2 — translated: MVKGTVTSLSSIFAPDDALKASVHVQEVISQRQKEVQQLQAFLNDNTSLVNLLKKLPDQLHHDIMVPFGKAAFFPGKLIHTNEFMVLLGEGYYAERTSKQTVEILKRRGKGLDSQIESLNAVIKDLKFETSFFDETATEAAEGIVEIREDYVEEAFDEDKATTSGQDDFASILSRIDQLEKEELESELAEEGEEKDEADIEPEFRNLEIKESLDIPVYRDSHIKVPTPSGSNTPMRPVDHNISKEGLSRAPMSRDEVEVSTLASSSSNASSKTSVAASGSSNASSKTSVAASMSKEVSNFGSRSSNDKAFTGSIVERTHNIENSQKGQTSAPASKPVSRFKLQRK
- the LOC110910743 gene encoding unconventional prefoldin RPB5 interactor 1 isoform X1 produces the protein MVKGTVTSLSSIFAPDDALKASVHVQEVISQRQKEVQQLQAFLNDNTSLVNLLKKLPDQLHHDIMVPFGKAAFFPGKLIHTNEFMVLLGEGYYAERTSKQTVEILKRRGKGLDSQIESLNAVIKDLKFETSFFDETATEAAEGIVEIREDYVEEAFDEDKATTSGQDDFASILSRIDQLEKEELESELAEEGEEKDEADIEPEFRNLEIKESLDIPVYRDSHIKVPTPSGSNTPMRPVDHNISKEGLSRAPMSRDEVEVSTLASTSSSSNVSSKTRVAASSSSNASSKTSVAASGSSNASSKTSVAASMSKEVSNFGSRSSNDKAFTGSIVERTHNIENSQKGQTSAPASKPVSRFKLQRK
- the LOC110910743 gene encoding RNA polymerase II subunit 5-mediating protein homolog isoform X3, coding for MVKGTVTSLSSIFAPDDALKASVHVQEVISQRQKEVQQLQAFLNDNTSLVNLLKKLPDQLHHDIMVPFGKAAFFPGKLIHTNEFMVLLGEGYYAERTSKQTVEILKRRGKGLDSQIESLNAVIKDLKFETSFFDETATEAAEGIVEIREDYVEEAFDEDKATTSGQDDFASILSRIDQLEKEELESELAEEGEEKDEADIEPEFRNLEIKESLDIPVYRDSHIKVPTPSGSNTPMRPVDHNISKEGLSRAPMSRDEVEVSNFGSRSSNDKAFTGSIVERTHNIENSQKGQTSAPASKPVSRFKLQRK